gcaacttctggttcaagTTTCCACGCACCAGTTCCAAGCTGGAGCATTTCGTGTCCATTCTGCTGAAGTGTTTCGATTCGCCCTGGACGACCCGAGCACTTTCTGAGACCGTAGTGGAGGAGAGCGATCCCAAGCCGGCAGGGAAGATGAACGGCTCCATGGATAAGAAAGCCTCCAGTGTTAGCGATCAGGACGTGGAGGCGAGCGTCCCAATGCTGCAGAGGACCAAATCCAGGATCGAGCAGGGCATTGTGGATCATTCGGAGACCGGCGTGCTGGACAAGAAGGAAGGAGAGCAGGCCAAAGCGCTGTTTGAGAAGGTGCGTTTGAGATAAAGAAATTgattattgattgattaattttttcattggcttagtccctgattatctggaagtgccacagtggaatgaaccgccaactattctggcatgtttTAAACATTgattgcccttccagccccaatcCAGCACTGGCAAACGCCCATACACACTTGTTCACaccaacactcatacactacggccattttagtttattcagttcccctatagcgcatgcgtttagactgtgggggaaaccggagcacccagaggaaacccatgcctacacagggagaacatgcaaactccacacagaaatgccaactggcccagctgggactcaaaccagcaacctccttgctgtaaggtgactgtgttaaccactgagccaccaagcgTTCGCttcaagtgtatttgtatagcacattttacaataattacTGTTTCACAGTAGCTTTACAAAAGCTGCACGTTATTGGTTTACAATCAAAATTAGAAAGTTAAGTTGTTAGTTACCATAACTGCTAAATTACTTTAACTGATTAACTAGTTACTAATGGCtattaacagttaaagttattaaataCAAGTATAGATAACCTGTAGTGATATAGTATGTAAGTGATGTCATttaggggctgttcacatatagCATCTTTTGCATGGGCAGGTTGGGTTTTTCTAATGGTTGCTTGCGGCTTGTGTGTGGTTTCCAGACACATCTCAACGTTTTACACCAGGAGTCATCCAATCAGCTacacattttgtatggaatatacacgtttcagcagagatgggaagtaacggagtacaaatactttgttacatTACTTAAGTAGATATTTCTGGTATCACTTTACCCCACTACatatttttctgacaactttttacttttacttcttacatttttacccaaatatctgtactttttacttcatacatttttaaatcggGCTCATTACTTTTCGTTTTCTTTACTTGTCATTGCACAATTTGAAAGCCTTATTGATTTAGTCAATCTATTCTTTGTCAGTGCGCGGCTAGCAACCTCTGATTGTGTACTGTAAATAGGCTTGTTTATTAAGCTTACATACATGACACTGAGGGAGTCTGTgattattgtaatgtttttttactggGTAACAAGCAAATCATAGCACATTATGtttgctgaccaatcagagcctcttgaggtcgggcctttcagaggaactaggaaatatgacagatgttttcatgttagctgattagcagtatataattaaagtaagatatatatatagataaataacGTGATTTTATACCattgaagcatgagcacacattgctttgcatcttgtaAACACAACCAAACCTTAAAAATACACCATGGACCAcacctttttttaaattgttttcataaataaaacCTTTATCAGAGCTACAGCAAAGGTGTGTTTCTCATCCTCTGATGaacatttaagttttttatttcctGCAGTTTCTATTTaccagaaagaagatttttttcaacacatttctaaacataatagttttaataacttatttctaataactgatttattttgtctttgccatgatgacagtaaataatatttgattagatatttctCAGGATACTTATATTAAGCTTAAAGTGCCATGAAACctccttgtttcagcagggtgttttcacacctctagtttggaagaagtcaggaaagtgggcgtgtccagctctgtttaggcgGGAGTGTAGGGGGAGGGAAAGAGGaaaggttttgcataaaaatgggagtttccgttTGGGCACGCGCTagttttcacagaggcaaaacaaacacacagatgcaggGTAGAAAGACCATGActgcatttacatggacatcagtgatcgaATTACctgccaaattattaatttgtcgactttaactgcagtttggcactttcactttcattcaggaacatttcatgcatgccccctgtgacaaatGACATATAAACGAGGAACTGCTGGCGGAGTGaagttttaatggaatgtttgttaccgcacggcGAACGAGAGAagaaaaactctgcatttctctgtaacttggATGCACTCtgtaggtagtgtcagaaagccgtgtgtgtagaCTATTGTCACAAAATCCCAAAAAAATCTTACATgactgtaatagtttgattgcagtgtttacatttaGAGAGCCGCATTTACAGCGGATCATTCAGTCTATAatgttgtagtgatattaacgtactgtaaacggagtaacttagaaatcatttgactaagatatgtctttaaacactgaaagagtactgctgacgatacgacctaactttgcctctgaataaacataaacaaagaccactgatcgcttgCTTACAATTCTGTAGAGACCGGAGAATTAACACTGACTGGAGCTGCAtcttttttaaaaaggagacgagcagcaaatccggatttcaccatttccaggtgcaaaaagctcttgggtaaaaaatgttcTGTACAAATGTATTTCTGCTGCGTGCAccgtaatccacacgtgagtccagctgcgctctcatagcggggaaatgaaaacaaaaccttcgttgcagcacatttttaaacaaaacactgacgacccgtgtctccaaacaattcttcttcttccacttgttttagcaacacaatgtggcgtctctctgccgtctgaacactgtaacaggtataAACTGTCTTCGAAGCtataatgcatattaatgaagttgcacctcatacacaatagagtgcgctgattggttaaAACCAGGTCTTTCTCgtgaattaatgctgcacactcagagacgtcacgaTGCACTCGCAGGTACAGAGATCTGCTCTCCACGCTGGAATAAACGCAAGGATCTaattggcgtgacgcagctttaaaaattagtttcaaaccaaaagaacgaatttgctcaaaataacgcaaaaacaaccaattttcactttttagtaaaaaatatgtgtcctaatagtgtttatagcagcgtgAGACACATGCGACTGtcaacagaaaaaatattatcagacataccgtgaaagttttcttgctctgttaaaaatatttgaagaaaaaaaagggctaataattttgacttctttgtttattttcagGTGAAAAAGTTTCGCATCCATGTGGAGGAGGGCGACATCGTCCACCGTCTCTACATCCGCCAAATCATCATCAAAGTCATCCAGTTCCTCATCATCATCTGCTACACCATGTACTACGTGCACTACATCACCTTCAGCGTCACCTGCACAGTGGACATCGAGAGACTGACCGGATATCGCACATACCACTGTGCACATCCGCTAGCCACACTTTTCAAGATCCTAGCCTGCTTCTACATCAGCCTGGTGGTGGTTTACGGCCTCATATGCATGTACACGCTATACTGGATCATCAGTCGCTCGCTTAAACGATATTCATTCGAGTCTATCCGTGAAGAGAGCAGTTATAGCGACATCCCGGACGTCAAAAACGACTTCGCCTTTATGCTGCATATGATCGATCAGTACGACCCGCTGTACTCCAAGAGGTTTGCTGTCTTTCTGTCGGAGGTCAGTGAGAATAAGCTTCGGCAGCTGAATCTGAATAACGAGTGGACACTGGAGAAACTCCGACAGAGAATCACCAAAAACTCGCAGGAGAAGCTGGAGCTGCATCTGTTTATGCTGAGCGGGATTCCTGATACGGTGTTCGACCTGGTGGAGCTGGAGGTGCGTTGGGtttatagtgtttttaacagggtttttacagtgatttatcagtggtggaaagtgtcctgaaaaatcatactcgaacaagaccccgtttacactaatacattttagttttaaaatgcaaagtCTTGCTATGGTTATGCCTACTGTCCGCACTACCCTGGAGTTTTCAAGCCctgttttgaaaacgctgaagaggccaatttggttttaaaacactgctgctttGTGTTATTGTGGATggtggaaaacggagacatctgaaaacgaaggCGTGGCTgcagtaggcttgggcggtaatacggtaatatggtataccgcgggatctaaaaatagctaTGGTATCAGTTTTAATAccgtcataaaaacaatgcacttatataggagacaagtattaaatgttatatattatttattcaatgcctaaaattgtgtgtgtgtgattgttatcaagggacagtgtggaggagagagaggtgaggtaagatggcgAGTCGCGCACAAAGTGCCCTGCTCTCGAAAAAAAACACAACCTCAGCAGTATTTCGGGCTTCGACTAAACGAAAAGGGAActacgaactagaggtctgcattcccgctgctgtaccTAGGGAGCTaagggacccgaccagatttcttgcagtgcgggaatacatttccgaataaagcgagCGAGCACTTGCGCTTCCACGTGGATACTGTTCATGTGTGCAGAGCCAGTGCATAGAGGCGACCCAGGTGTCTGCCTAGGGCGTCTGCGACCTATTCCCccccccattttttttttattacgcacGGTAATACCGTTTACCGAGGTAAAATAGGCAGGAGGTTTGCCGGGATCAAattttggataccgcccaagcctaggcTGCAGATATTCgacatctgattggggctttttcctcaatattaagtgcacTATCTTAACAAAATAACGAAAACATGATAGGCTATGAGGAACTGCATATTTTAATTtggatattaacaacttaacagacacaaaAAATGTTGAGGCATTGTGTAGCTccatatttatatgagcgtcatcttcactgtgtgcatatttatagcaAAACGGAGTCTATAACAATactgccttctttcattttcattgaaaaatatgaaacgTACCtagtctcttttgctgaatatagTTTTAATGATCAATATTGGCCATTATAAAGGTATAACATACAAACAGTTTTACAATATAGGAAATGAAGGccagcaatcagtcaaatgtgcagactCATTAAATAACAAGATTAATTAATTGTCAGGATATAGGAAAAAGCACAGAACACCAGTTCCAAGGGTTAGTTCtctcaaaaatgacaattgtcatcatttactcatccttcacttgtttttttttttttttttgtttgttgagcatgtaagatattttgaggaatgcaggaaaccggtagccattgacttctgtgGTATTTATTTTCCTACTATAGTAGtcaatttccaacattcttcaaaatatcttcttttgcatatGCAAATACAAGTTCAGATCAGCTTCTTCTTTAGTAAGCATTTGATGCCTGAAgggtttgttttttattctgtgcTTCGCAGCTGCAGGGGAAAGTCAGAGCTGTTTCCTCCCACAGGgctgtcatgttttttttaacccTATAATTGTAAAGGATGAAGTGTGTAATTTCAGTGTCATTAACTTCACCAAATGAAACGGCGCAGATAATGAGCTTTCTAGAGTCATATTGTCTATGCAATTCATTCAAAATAGTCCTAGTCCAAtcacacattattcattcattaattctctgctttatatacagtttaagagACAATTATTACCCCTGTGAAATTAGTTTtggttaaatatttcccaagtggtgTTGGCATTCGTGTAACATTTgcttaaatgcttaaaaaatgcATAGTACCCAAAGTAAATTGcatacaattgtttttaaaggtGACACACCGAGGTTTATTCCCTAATAGTTAAAGTCACTGTAAATGTTATTGAGCAATTATTGAGTATTTAAACTTAAGacacactgaaaaataaaaatctgcctAAACTTTTTATCTTTACTAATGCCTGCAGAAGACTGTAATTAAGAGGTATTATTTTGAAAAGACAATTGGATTGAAGGTTCAAGCcaaattttcttttttgataACAGTACCTTAACAATTAGTGTTTTATACATGTTTATCCAAGTGAATGACTAGGCGCTCCCCAAAAAAGTCCACTTGGAGACTCCAGATGACCCTTTATGACCACTGACACATAAAAGACTGTAATTTtgagctgcttgcactctcagcagtcagaCTTTTtttccatctatttatttattttaccatagcctcactctttttattcattattttctcgcagccccgtgagcaaaatgcagcctgcaggttaactaacgttaatgatgatgtaccattaactatcatcattcgaccccaaacagcgaatttgaataattaatattaatgaataatacacctgctcaatgaaaatcagatgattcactacattaataaatctgacataacttgatcagaaatctaaaaaggggagaaaaagattaagccattaACAGAAAGTAATACCGTGTCTTGCAGGTCACAgtccaatactttttttttctctcgctgCATTAGCGCTATAGTGGACCAGTCGTAAACACATTGCGTTACCTCGCTGTCCGACCCGTGTTCGAATTTCACCtggaaaatttatttatttattttttttttttttcatttttattgtaagacataatactgtttggccttttgaacatttgaatttctaaatcagctgttttcttgagaaagacatgatagtgtcactagaaactgaattggaaatgaccttattttaatatagacagtgaactgaggtgggctggtctagcttgaaactccagggctgaaaatgagtcccactccggccctgttacACTTGGAGCTATTCTATCCCGTATCCATATTCACTGGAGAGACTAacatatttttcaatatattagttttaataacacattataATAGGGCTGCATATTAATCTCATTTCAGCAGTAATATCGCAGTGTAATCTCAACTatgattagtttttttatttctttttttttattgcagagaGATGCAATTCACAGCATCAGTAGAAGTATGTCACTTTTACAGCTTTTATAGTTTAAATTCCCAATCTGGGCCCGAAGAGAAAACACAAATTTCTTCATAACAGCAACAGAACATATCCTCTTGCCTTATTTTACATCATCCTAATCAAAACCATATACAGAAAAAagagaataaagaataaaaagtgggggggggggggggtgaaaacAATATTACTAGTAAAAATAAGTCTTAAAATTCTATTGAAGAAAGACATTAGGTTGAATGGGAGGAATGTACTCAATCCATTTAAACCATAAGTcaacaaatatatacatttggtTGTGCACACTGtatgtaattttctccataattactatatttttcaaaacatcaatCAAATCTTGCATTGGTCGTGGTTTAGTTTTATACCAGCATCTAGTAATGGCTTTTTTACTTGATGCAAGGATAATTCTATGCATATATTTATCTTTTCTTTCCAAGGAATCCATTGACAGCATACCCAAGTACCTCAAAGCtgaaatcaattaaaatatttaagatattttctaGCGTGCTATGTATCACTTTCGAAAAACTTCTAATATTAGGGCATCCCCAAAATATGTGAAAATGGTAAGCGTCCTGTGAACCGCAATGCCTCCGACAATTTGAGTTCCcataaaatgacattttctgTTTTGGAGTAAGGAAAAAACGAATAATATTTCTTCAGTGAAGTTCTCTTCAATACAAAGAACGAGAAGTAGCCCATTGTAATTtaacatatgcagttgaagtccccctgtttattttttcctccttttttctgtttaacagagagaagattatttttttttcaacccatttctaaaagTACCAgaagtttattagattttattagagatgcactcccactgcagaatcatctcaATTggtctaacattataaattcttttccAAATAGAGATGTTAAGTCATCTgatgaaactgtatttatatcgcaatatgtgtattataaaaaataagggtgtcacgatcctccaaatcctcaattcgattacattttcgattctaaaggcacgattcgattttcgattatgaataattaattaattaatgaccaattaactacctgacctgcatggtctttgttttacccataaacaaatcatacagtaaatgaataaaggcaagatacacacataattaccacctgtcaatcactttttctgcgggactcgtgaataggcagtgatctgtgtcgttataatggcgtcggtaaaaaagaggcacaaccaacaggaaccagccaacagtatctgaggtgttcgctaaaatgactaagtacaagtgagtgaaagattgaagcagtcctctgactgcctggacctgctgtctcgagcgcatggctgtgtgtgcgtctgtgtctgtgtggtcacgtgatgtgcattttcagaggtagtgaggaaggagggctgctcagacagtgcagaaagacagacaaagacagtgtaaacagggcctgagtgtgtacttttcgcgagcggatttgcaacgggggcgggcggaggatcgcgatgccggtgttgtctatcggacgaaccgtacgtaatacgtacatagcagagcttgcaaaactgtgttgttttttttgtcgacaacacgaacgttgtcaacataactcactggaaatccaaaatgcttacacaccggcgacttcattgaaagaggagagggtttaagttctgtcgacgggtctcctgcttctgcagtttaacaagcacttcaacaagcctgcttttttcccacttggcaagccaagctgacttGACATGGGGgcatggcagcatcgacgattctattttttgattcgataatcgaaattgagcataaatttcgatcgatttcgattaaaaatcgaaatcgtgacacccctaataaaaaaaacatgtgcataaaTGTTATATACCctcacatttaaaaattatttttagctcCCTTCACagattctcaattggatttaagtcaggacactggctgggccactccaaaacatggatgaatgtttttttttttataactctcgTCTTCTCCGCGTTTCATGCAGGTTCTGAAACTGGAGCTGATTCCAGACATCACGATCCCGCCGATCATCGCACAGCTCTCCAATCTGAGAGAGATGTGGCTTTACCACACGCCGGCCAGAATCGAAGCTCCGGCTCTGGCCTTCCTGCGGGAAAACCTCACATCCCTGCACATCAAGTTCACAGACATCAAGGAGATTCCGCTGTGGATCTACAGCCTCAAGAACCTCAGCGAGCTCCATCTGACGGGAAACCTAAGTGCAGAAAACAACCGATTCATCGTCATCGACGGCCTGCGGGAGCTCAAGAGACTCAAAGTGCTGCGGCTGAAGAGCAACCTCACCAAACTGCCTCAGGTCAGGAATACACTGTCAGTCACAGCACATTATTAGAGCAGAAAAATATAAGAGAAAACTGCGTTTAAATGTAAAAGCAATGTGTAgaaataatattaactaatatttgACATGCACTAATGAATATTCGTTGTAACCGTAATATTGTAGCACAGAtgtattgttatttaaaaaaactaaattatgtgtatatatatatatatatatatatatatatatatatatatatatatatatatatatatatatatatatatatatatataaaataatagtttgttaattatacatattttttgtttataaattttatttgtttttatgtatgtaaattaacacatacatttacacacacacacacacacacacacacacacacatatatatatatatatatatatatatatatatatatatatatatatatatatacacacacacacacacacacacacttacacacacacacacacacacacacacacacacacacacacacacatatatatatatatgtgtgtgtgtgtgtatatgtgtgtgtgtgtgtgtatatatacatacacatacagggCTTTAAATTAACAATCGCCAacggtagatttcagctttggcgggttagacagacacctccactagccactttggctggttgaaaattatttttaaattgtagttatcttaaaagcagggttcgtcaatataaggatgacccaatatgcgtgcaaatgtgatcttagaatcgagaagtaaaataattgtgatcacgcgaGCAGAGGAAAGCaaatgaataccgaatgagaggatgataatcgctcgcgctaacagctgatgtgatgcgcgcgactgcttAAAACGCGTGTGCGCGACTGCTTAACACGTGCGCGCTCCTGAATCGTGAAGCAACCGTGTCTGGAACAGGTTCTGGAAATGCAACTatcatcggttctctttcaaataaactagacaaaaagtgatgaacatgcacccacagtcctgatgcttttaagagctcaaaatgTGTCTTTATGTAAGCAGaaccggttgctttcactttgaacagattattaaatggccTAAAGTTAACCGTGTACATGTGATCATTCTTTTATTATCACgcacggtatgtttcacctgctttcatttgcttacggttttatttgcttttatttttgttaaaatggtttaattattattaattttttttttacaacgttgctttaatgggagatgaattctccatttatgtgcagtcaactggtgatctgagagttctttagccacgacagattactgtgcatatttttgatacatgacaataattattttttaaaaagttaattgcttttctttcttttttaagaattttttgttaaataaaaagtatatacagctatactttgcttgttttgaccatagactgtaaaatatatggacgtagtatccgtgacgtcacccatgggtttctgaagagcgcaaaagaagccacaagtaggcgcggccaaccgtcgccattttggtcgcgcgtcatcacacccacggcgggataccaaacaagggcaaagaggcggagagtgagcggagctacagacacctgctagcatttagcttggacctggttcagacacactttactttgggagaaatgcttaatactttatcacttgtgactcgtttgaattctgaccacttgtgcttggttgtacactatatcaataaagtgtttagacttttaagaacactgctgtaatacattgagccactagacattgttcttatgacgtttttcaacaggagaaaaacgcgaattacttccaaacacttcagatatagtctgtgttagtaaatgtaagactattgatgaaatccagcataacactgtatgacaacgcttcagatgactgatctacagcccacagctaatcaatctgtcagattctggagtgctttacagctctaaatataaatatagacgataaatgatcttaaataaaacaaatacatgtacagagatggtatataagtatataactttactcacatgggaaacggaggccacgtgaatggtttgtgagcacaattaagttcacacagcatgccatgccatctaataattgtgggaaacaagtccaaaaggcagttgactgtgtaaagccacataaaacaacacagaaatacgataaataagccgagttcagtggctaatctgcaggattcagctgaggtgacgtgacgaagaccagcgagacctagctgtcactcaagtggccactcccttaattatgcaaacttaatataacttaatataaaggaaacggatgagttataaaaaaattcacccccctcacagttgtcatgaagggtaatattacctgtattaaccaaaatctttttttgtaccaggctgtaaacacctttttttctgctgtaaagttggccattctaacagtgggctcaattgaaatttgctctgttttggagccaggagcggccacgactagcggaatttcggatgaattgcagttttagttacttccatattggcttcctgagggagagcgggaggttgccgcttggttttgACACAATAAAATTTTGTGGcttagaaataattattgtttcatgtggttatagagataaatttggtatatcgttaattttgagctctaaaaaaagtcTTGTGAAATAAACactaattgcaatataacactatgaaaccatgacccatttgctcatgctcattgagcaaactcatactcgacacacaaaaagtgaaatgaatgaggcatgtggacataacataaaatttaaatcaagtaacttttagcatgtcaacgtcaaatttatgcatataaaatatattttcccaacaacaaaattgtggctagtcaaaatgcagagtggctagtaacattggaaaaatactagccacagtggtcggtgattaaaaaagttaatgtaaagccctgtatgtatgtatgtgtgtgtgtgtgtgtgtgtgtatgtgtgtgtatatatatatatatatatatatatatatatatatatatacacacacacacacacacacacacacacacacacacacacacacacacacatatatatatatatatatatatatatatatatatatatatatatatatatatatatatatatatatatatatatatatatatacacacacacacacacacacacacacacacacacacacacacacacacacacacacacacacacacacacacacacacacacacacacacacacacacatatatatatatatatatatatatatatatatatatattcacatgtAATTTAGTTCATAAAGGCACATTGGTAAGTTCTAgcaaaaaatagcattttttttatttgaaattctgctgtatttgtatttaaattctGTGCATGTTGTTAATTTTGGAGCTCTGTTGCCCCTGCAGGTGGTGACAGACGTTGGTGTCCATCTGCAGAAGCTCTCCATCAATAACGAAGGCACCAAACTGATGGtcctgaacagtctgaagaagaTGGTGAACCTGAcagagctggagctgctgtgCTGTGATCTGGAGAGGATCCCGCACTCCATATTCAGCCTGCACAATCTACAGGTAAACCCCAATAGGGGtagcacagctagtgtttttccttCAGCGATAAACTTTCTGGTAAAACGTTCATGGGACTGATTTCAATTTAATAAAGTTCCT
The genomic region above belongs to Danio rerio strain Tuebingen ecotype United States chromosome 21, GRCz12tu, whole genome shotgun sequence and contains:
- the lrrc8aa gene encoding leucine rich repeat containing 8 VRAC subunit Aa (The RefSeq protein has 2 substitutions compared to this genomic sequence); protein product: MIPITELRYFADTQPAYRILKPWWDVFTDYISIVMLMIAVFGGTLQVTQDKMICLPCKWVVNQTCKHHLNVSVPLHTEPKGIQYDLDRHQYNYVDAVCYENKLHWFAKYFPYLVLLHTLIFLACSNFWFKFPRTSSKLEHFVSILLKCFDSPWTTRALSETVVEESDPKPAGKMNGSMDKKASSVSDQDVEASVPMLQRTKSRIEQGIVDHSETGVLDKKEGEQAKALFEKVKKFRIHVEEGDIVHRLYIRQIIIKVIQFLIIICYTMYYVHYITFSVTCTVDIERLTGYRTYHCAHPLATLFKILACFYISLVVVYGLICMYTLYWIISRSLKRYSFESIREESSYSDIPDVKNDFAFMLHMIDQYDPLYSKRFAVFLSEVSGNKLRQLNLNNEWALEKLRQRITKNSQEKLELHLFMLSGIPDTVFDLVELEVLKLELIPDITIPPIIAQLSNLREMWLYHTPARIEAPALAFLRENLTSLHIKFTDIKEIPLWIYSLKNLSELHLTGNLSAENNRFIVIDGLRELKRLKVLRLKSNLTKLPQVVTDVGVHLQKLSINNEGTKLMVLNSLKKMVNLTELELLCCDLERIPHSIFSLHNLQEIDLKDNNLKTIEEIISFQHLHRLVCLKLWYNQIAYIPIQIGTLTNLERLYLNRNKIEKIPAQLFFCRKLRYLDLSHNNLTSIPADIGFLQNLQYFAVTANRIETLPPELFQCKKLRTLNLGNNCLTALPSRFGELSGLTQLELRGNRLEGLPVELSECRLLKRSGLIVEEDLFNTLPPELKEQLWRTDKEQA